In Candidatus Hamiltonella defensa 5AT (Acyrthosiphon pisum), one genomic interval encodes:
- the pyrC gene encoding dihydroorotase, which yields MTIVSQILKIRRPDDWHVHLRDGDMLQAVLPYTSAVFRRAIIMPNLISPIKTVREAVEYKNRILNALPSGHSFLPLMTCYLTDDFPVKELTSGFEQGIFTAAKLYPAHATTNSSKGVSDIPALYPLFEQMQKLGMPLLVHGEVASQQVDIFDREAIFIEQVLEPLRKHFPALKIVFEHVTTKEAVNYVKEGGRFLGATITPQHLLFHRNDMLAGGIRPHLFCLPILKRSEHQKALRDAVSSGHPRFFLGTDSAPHTQKNKESACGCAGVFNAVSAVPIYASIFEEMNALEHLEAFCSLNGAHFYGLPENQDFIELIKVPFIQPKEILIGKESLIPFLAGEQINWSIKK from the coding sequence ATAACTATAGTGTCGCAAATACTTAAAATTCGTCGCCCAGATGATTGGCATGTTCACTTGAGGGATGGTGACATGCTTCAAGCAGTACTGCCTTATACCAGTGCGGTCTTTCGTCGTGCAATCATCATGCCAAATTTAATATCCCCCATCAAAACGGTGCGAGAAGCGGTTGAGTATAAAAACCGCATTCTAAATGCGTTGCCTTCTGGGCACTCTTTTCTCCCTTTGATGACTTGTTATCTGACAGATGACTTTCCTGTTAAAGAATTGACATCTGGTTTTGAACAAGGAATATTCACTGCCGCTAAATTGTATCCTGCTCACGCTACGACAAATTCCTCAAAAGGGGTTTCTGATATTCCGGCCCTCTATCCCTTATTTGAACAGATGCAAAAGCTGGGGATGCCATTGTTGGTACATGGCGAAGTGGCTTCTCAACAGGTAGACATTTTTGATCGAGAAGCTATTTTTATCGAACAGGTATTAGAGCCCCTTCGAAAACATTTTCCAGCGCTTAAAATCGTTTTTGAGCATGTAACAACAAAAGAAGCGGTGAATTATGTTAAGGAAGGAGGGCGCTTTTTGGGAGCGACCATCACGCCTCAGCATTTATTATTTCATCGTAATGATATGCTGGCAGGCGGGATCCGCCCGCATTTATTTTGTTTGCCCATCCTGAAAAGGAGTGAGCACCAAAAAGCATTACGTGACGCAGTTTCTAGCGGACACCCTCGTTTTTTTCTTGGCACGGATTCGGCACCGCACACTCAAAAAAATAAAGAGTCCGCCTGTGGTTGCGCTGGTGTTTTTAATGCGGTTTCCGCTGTGCCTATTTATGCCTCTATTTTTGAAGAGATGAACGCATTAGAACATTTAGAAGCTTTTTGTTCTCTTAATGGTGCTCATTTTTATGGATTACCAGAAAATCAAGATTTCATTGAATTAATCAAGGTTCCTTTTATTCAGCCGAAAGAAATTTTGATTGGAAAAGAGTCTCTCATTCCTTTTTTAGCGGGTGAGCAAATAAATTGGTCTATCAAAAAGTAA
- the erpA gene encoding iron-sulfur cluster insertion protein ErpA yields MNHPTRLPLDFTEAAARKFKELIANEHNSNKKLRVYVEGGGCNGFKYMFTLDDKVNEGDLAINKQGVSLVVDPLSLGYLIGGIVDYVESIEYSRFIVKNLNAKTTCGCGSSFSV; encoded by the coding sequence ATGAATCATCCAACCCGATTGCCTTTAGATTTTACAGAAGCTGCGGCTCGTAAATTTAAAGAGTTGATTGCCAATGAACATAATTCCAATAAAAAGCTTCGGGTTTACGTTGAGGGGGGTGGCTGTAATGGTTTTAAATATATGTTTACTTTAGACGATAAAGTTAACGAAGGAGATCTGGCGATTAATAAGCAGGGTGTTTCTCTTGTCGTGGATCCCTTGAGTTTGGGGTACTTAATAGGGGGTATCGTAGATTATGTTGAAAGCATAGAATATTCACGTTTTATTGTAAAAAATCTCAATGCTAAAACCACCTGTGGTTGCGGCTCTTCTTTTAGCGTTTAG
- the cgtA gene encoding Obg family GTPase CgtA, translating to MKFVDEASIQVESGDGGNGCVSFRREKYIPYGGPNGGDGGDGGHVYLITDENINTLIDYRFVRIFRAESGHNGQSCDCTGKRGQDITLKVPVGTRVLDCATGEILADMVRREQKVMVAKGGFHGLGNTRFKSSINRAPRQRTLGSLGEKRDLTLELLLLADVGLLGLPNAGKSTFVRSISSAKPKVADYPFTTLIPSLGVVRVDQAESFVVADIPGLIKGAAQGAGLGIHFLKHLERCQVLLHLVDIVPIDGSDPAENVKMIVNELEQYNTNLAEKPRWLVFNKADVLCSKATEETAKNIVKSLGWNEKYYIISATKSTGLDPLCRDIMNFLKSHPRILSDSKNAPDKSEFIWDNQHETHEK from the coding sequence ATGAAATTTGTTGATGAAGCCAGTATTCAGGTTGAATCAGGGGATGGAGGCAATGGTTGTGTCAGCTTTAGAAGAGAAAAGTATATCCCTTATGGTGGCCCTAATGGAGGTGATGGAGGTGATGGTGGGCATGTTTATCTTATCACGGATGAGAATATTAATACTCTGATTGATTATCGTTTTGTCCGAATATTTCGTGCTGAAAGCGGTCATAACGGGCAAAGTTGTGATTGCACAGGCAAAAGAGGCCAAGACATTACCCTTAAAGTGCCCGTGGGGACGAGGGTACTGGATTGCGCCACTGGTGAAATTCTGGCTGATATGGTCCGTCGAGAACAAAAGGTCATGGTTGCAAAGGGAGGTTTTCACGGATTGGGAAATACCCGCTTTAAGTCTTCTATCAATAGAGCGCCGCGTCAAAGAACATTAGGCAGCCTCGGTGAAAAAAGAGATCTCACTTTAGAATTACTTTTGCTGGCAGATGTCGGTTTGTTAGGTTTGCCAAATGCAGGGAAATCCACTTTCGTTCGATCCATCTCGTCTGCAAAACCTAAGGTCGCAGATTATCCTTTTACCACCTTAATTCCGAGTTTGGGGGTTGTTCGGGTGGATCAAGCAGAAAGCTTTGTGGTTGCTGATATCCCAGGGCTCATCAAAGGTGCCGCACAAGGAGCCGGTTTAGGGATCCATTTTCTAAAACACCTGGAACGCTGCCAAGTATTATTACACTTAGTGGATATCGTGCCTATTGATGGCTCAGATCCTGCTGAGAATGTAAAAATGATCGTCAACGAATTAGAGCAATATAATACCAATCTTGCTGAGAAACCCCGTTGGCTTGTGTTTAACAAAGCCGACGTTTTGTGTTCAAAAGCAACAGAAGAAACGGCCAAAAATATCGTCAAATCCTTAGGATGGAACGAAAAATACTACATCATTTCTGCCACAAAGAGTACGGGTCTTGATCCTTTATGCCGTGATATCATGAATTTCTTAAAATCTCATCCTCGAATATTATCTGACTCAAAAAATGCACCCGATAAATCTGAATTTATCTGGGATAATCAGCATGAGACTCATGAAAAGTGA